From the genome of Amycolatopsis granulosa:
GGAAGATCGCCGAGGTCCAGTAGGACATCGAGTCGACCGGCAGGACGAGGTACCCGGCGACCGCACCGGCCGCGAAGGTCAGCCCGGCCACGAGTGCCGCCCTGCGGTCCCGGTTGAGCAGGAAGAACAGCAGGAACGCCAGCGGGGTCAGCTTGATCGCCGCGGCGATGCCGACCAGCAGGCCGCGCGGCCACCACGGCTGCTTGGCCAGGCAGTCGAGAAGCACGAGAGCCATCAGCACCATGTTGATCTGGCCGTAACCGAGGGTGTAGCGCATGGGCTGGAGGAACAGCAGCGCCGGCGCGAACACGATCCCGGTCAGCAACCACGCATACCGGTCGAGGCCGAGGGCCCGGAACACCATCAGCAGGCAGAGCGGGAGCGGCGCCACTATCAGCAGGGCGGTGAACAGCAGGCTCGCCACCGGGTAGGGCACCAGCGCGAGGGGAGTGAACGCCAGGCTCGCGAACGGGGTGTAGGTGAACCACAACTCGTTCACCAGCGTGTCGGCATACAGGGGGCCGTGGTTGAGCACGGTCCGCCCGGCCTCCTGGTAGACCGCGAGGTCCCCCTGGTTGCCCGGGTCGGTGGTCAGCACCTGCAGTACGGCGAGCACGTCCACGGCGACGACCGCGGCGACCAGCACCCGCCTGGCGGCCAGCAGCTCCGCGAGTAACCAGATCCCCCGTACCGAGGGATGCGCCCCTCGGACCCCAGCTTCGTTCACGGCCCCTACGACGCCGGGCGGCGGTCACTGTTGCGCGACAGTGATCATCCTCCCAAAAATCCCGCGCTGCGAGCTCGCCACTAGCCCAGGTCCAGCACCGCGGCCATCAGGGCCCGCAGCTCGCCCGCCAGACAGGGGCGCTGGTTGACCCGGCGGGTGCGGGACAGGTCGTTGGCGATGGTCAGCGCGGCGTGCACGGTGATTTTCGCTTCGCGGGGGTTCAGCGACGGCTGCGCCGCGCCCAGCAGGCCGACCCACTGGGCGACGTAGTCCCGCTGGATGCGCCGCAGCTCGGCGCTCTCCTCCTCGGCGTAGGTGACCGCGTCGGCGGAGAACGACACCGCCAGCTCGGCCGAACCGGTCAGCACCCGCACGTACGAGTCGATCAGCCCGCGCAGCGCTTCCGTCTCGTCGGCGCTGCCCAGCCGCACCCGCTCGGCGTCCAGCAGCAGCCGGTCGGCCGCACGGCGCGCGATCGCCCCCAGCAGGGCCGCCTTGCTGGAGAAGTGCCGGTACACGCTCGGTCCCGCGATGCCCGCCGCCGCCCCGATGTCCTCCATGCTCACCGCGTGGAAACCCGCGCGCTGGAACAGCTCCGCGGCCGCGGACAGGATCTGCTCGCGCCGCGAGACCACACCGACCCCCGGTGACGCGGCCGTGGGCGGATCCAGCACGTCCGGCAGCCGCACGTCCAGCACGCGGCGCGCCAGTGCCGCCAGCAGTTCGGCGAACCGTTTGCGCGCCACCGACGTCCGGTGCACCGAAACGCTGCCGAACACGCTCATCGCCGCCCAGCACAGCAGCTCCGCGTCCGCCGGTTCCAGGTCGTCGCGCACGTTCATGAGCTCCTTGGCCCACGCCGCCAGCAACGCCGCCGACCGCCGCCCGATCTCGCGCTGGTCCGCCGGCGCCAGGTGGCGGCCCTCCCACCGCCACAGCGCCGCCACGTCCCGCCGCTCCACCGACGCCTCCGCGATGCCCCGCAGCAGCCGGTCCACCTGCGCGCCGTCCGGCCGGCGCAGGCTGGACAGGGCGGCCGCGGTCGCCTCCTCCATCTCCCGCACGCCGCCGAGCAGCACATGCGCGAGGATCGCCTGCTTGTCCGCGAAGTGCCGGTACACGGCGGGCCCGGTGATGCCGGCGGCCGCCGCGATGTCGTTGATGCCCACGCCGTGGTAGCCGCGGGCGCGGAACAGCTCGGCCGCGAGGCCGGCGAGCTGGTCCTTGCGGTCGGGACGGCGGCGTGTACTCGACATGGTGATGCCACTCTAGCCGGAGTGAGAAGCGGCGCAAGCGGTTGACACCAGGGGATTCAGTAGGACTATGTTAGTGGCCATTAGCGTCAGACCCAGACGGATGCAGTAAGCAGGAAGGACCGTCGGTGTGAGCAACGAGGCATACATCTACGAGGCGATCCGGACGCCCCGTGGCAAGAACAAGGGCGGATCCCTGCACGGGGTCAAGCCGATCGACCTCGTGACCGGACTCATTCACGAGCTCCAGGCGCGGCACCCGGGCCTGGACCCGGCCGCGATCAACGACATCATCCTCGGTGTCGTCGCGCCGGTCGGCGACCAGGGCGGCGACATCGCCCGCGCTGCCGCGATGGCCGCCGGCCTGCCCGACACCGTCGCCGGTGTCCAGCTCAACCGCTTCTGCTCCTCGGGACTGGAGGCCGTCAACCAGGCCGCGGCCCGGGTGCGCTCCGGCTGGGAGAACCTGATCATCGCCGGAGGCGTCGAGTCGATGTCGCGCGTGCCGATGGGTTCCGACGGCGGCGCGATGTTCACCGACCCGGCCACCAACTACGACACCTACTTCGTGCCGCAGGGCATCGGCGCGGACCTCATCGCCACCATGGAGGGCTTCAGCCGCGAGGACGTCGACCGGTTCGCGGTCCGTTCGCAGGAGAAGGCCGAGGCGGCCTGGTCCGGCGGCTACTTCGCCAAGTCCGTGGTGCCGGTCAAGGACGTCAACGGCGTCACGATCCTCGACCACGACGAGCACCGCCGGCCCGGCACCACGCTGGAGAGCCTGGCCAAGCTCAAGCCGGCCTTCGAGGGGATCGGCGAGTTCGGCGGGTTCGACGCGGTCGCGCTGCAGAAGTACCACTGGGTCGAGAAGATCAACCACGTGCACACCGGCGGCAACTCCTCGGGCATCGTCGACGGGGCCGCACTGGTGCTGATCGGCGACGAGCAGGTCGGCAAGGACCTGGGCCTGACCCCGCGTGCCCGCATCACCGCGGCCGCGATCACCGGCTCCGACCCGACGATCATGCTGACCGGTCCGACCCCGGCCACCCGTAAGGTGCTCGACCTGGCCGGCCTCACCACCGACGACATCGACCTGTTCGAGCTGAACGAGGCGTTCGCGTCGGTCGTGCTCAAGTGGATGAAGGACCTGAAGCTGCCGGAGGAGAAGGTCAACGTCAACGGCGGGGCGATCGCGATGGGCCATCCGCTCGGCGCGACCGGTGCGATGATCCTCGGCACCATGGTCGACGAGCTGGAGCGGCGCCAGGCGCGGCGCGCGCTGCTGTCGCTGTGCGTCGGCGGCGGAATGGGTATCGCGACGATCATCGAGCGGGTGTGATCATGACCAACACTATTCGCTGGGACCAGGATTCCGACGGCATCGTCGTGCTCACCCTGGACGACCCCAACCAGTCGGCCAACACCATGAACGCCGACTTCCGCGAGTCCTTCGCGAACGCCGTCGAGCGTCTGGAGTCCGAACAGGACTCCATCAGCGGTGTGGTGCTGACCTCCGCGAAGAAGACCTTCTTCGCCGGTGGTGACCTGCGCGACCTGATCCAGGCCACGCCCGAGCAGGCGGCCGAGATCACCGAGCGCACCAACGAGATGAAGGCCCAGCTGCGCAAGCTGGAGACCCTCGGCAAGCCGGTCGTCGCGGCCATCAACGGTGCCGCGCTGGGTGGTGGCCTGGAGATCGCGCTGGCCGCGCACCACCGGATCGTCGCGGACGTGCCGGGCGCCGTCGTCGGCCTGCCCGAGGTGACCCTGGGCCTGCTTCCCGGTGGTGGCGGCATCGTGCGCACCGTACGGCTGCTCGGCATCCAGAGCGCGGTGCTGAACGTGCTGGTGCAGGGCCAGCGGCACAAGCCGGCCAAGGCGCTGGAGATCGGTCTCGTGCACGAGGTCGTGTCCACTGTGGACGAGCTGCTGCCCAGGGCCAAGGAGTGGATCAAGGCCAACCCCGGGGCCCAGCAGCCGTGGGACGTCAAGGGCTACAAGATGCCCGGCGGCACGCCGTCCAACCCGAAGTTCGCGGCCAACCTGCCGGCGTTCCCGGCGAACCTGCGCAAGCAGATCAAGGGCGCGCCGATGCCCGCGCCGCGTGCCATCCTGGCCGCCGCGGTCGAGGGCGCGCAGGTGGACGTCGAGACGGCGACGCGGATCGAGACCCGGTACTTCGTCAGCCTGGTCACCGGCCAGGTGGCGAAGAACATGACGAAGGCGTTCTTCTTCGACCTGCAGCACATCAACTCCGGCGGCTCCCGGCCCGACGGGTACGACAAGTACCAGGCGCGGAAGGTCGGTGTGCTCGGCGCGGGCATGATGGGCGCCGCGATCGCGTACGTGTCGGCCAAGGCCGGTATCGACGTCGTGCTCAAGGACGTGTCGCAGGAGGCGGCCGAGAAGGGCAAGGGCTACGCGGTCAAGCTCGAGGAAAAGGCCCTGTCCCGCGGCAAGACCACCAAGGAGAAGTCCGACGCGCTGCTGGCCCGCATCAAGCCGACGGCCGACCCGGCGGACTTCGCGGGTGTCGACTTCGTGATCGAGGCGGTGTTCGAAAGCCAGGAACTCAAGCACAAGGTCTTCGGCGAGATCGAGAACATCGTCGACCCGGACGCCGTGCTCGGCTCGAACACGTCCACGCTGCCCATCACCGGCCTCGCGCAGGGCGTGCAGCGGCAGGAGGACTTCATCGGCATCCACTTCTTCTCGCCGGTGGACAAGATGCCGCTGGTGGAGATCATCCGCGGGGAGAAGACCTCGGACGCCACCCTGGCGAAGGTCTTCGACTACACGCTGCAGATCAAGAAGACGCCGATCGTGGTCAACGACAGCCGTGGCTTCTTCACCAGCCGGGTGATCGGCACGTTCCTCAACGAGGCGGTCGCGGCGGTGGGTGAGGGTGTCGAGCCGGCGTCGATCGAGCAGGCGGGTTCCCAGGCCGGCTACCCGGCGCCGCCGTTGCAGCTGATGGACGAGCTGACGCTGACCCTGCCGCGCAAGATCCGGGAGGAGACGCGGGCGGCGATCGAGGCGGCCGGTGGTACCTGGCGGTCGCACGCGTCCGAAGCGGTCATCAACAGGATGATCGACGAGTTCGACCGCAAGGGCCGCTCCAGCGGTGCCGGTTTCTACGACTACGACGAGAACGGCAAGCGCGCCGGCCTGTGGCCCGGGCTGCGCGACGCGTTCAAGTCCGGCAGCGGCAACGTGTCGTTCAAGGACCTGCAGGAACGCATGCTGTTCGCGGAAGCCCTGGAAACGGTCCGGTGCTTCGACGAGGGCGTGCTGACCTCGGTGCAGGACGCCAACATCGGCTCGATCTTCGGCATCGGATTCCCGGCGTGGACCGGCGGTGTCATCCAGTACATCAACCAGTACGAGGGCGGCCTGCCCGGTTTCGTGGCGCGGGCACGCGAGCTGGCCGAGCGCTACGGTGACCACTTCCAGCCGCCGGAATCGCTCGTGAAGAAGGCCGAAGCCGGCGAGAAGTTCGAATAGGACGGACGACGAGGCGCCCTCCCCGCAACGGGGAGGGCGCCGTTGTCTTCTGCGCTTCGCACCGCTAGAGCAGGGGTGGCACCGCCGCGTCGATGAGGTGTGGGCCGGGTTCGGCGAGCGCGTGGCGGAACTGGTCGGCGAGTTCCTCGGCGGTGGTGGCCCTGGACGCGGGCACGCCCATGCCTTCCGAGATCCGCACGAAGTCGATGCCGGGCCGGGCGAGGTCGAGCAGGTCCTGCGCCTTCGGCCCGGCGGCCTCCGCGCCGACGCGCTGTAGTTCCATGCGCAGGATGGCGTACGCCTGGTTGTTCAGGATCACCGTCGTGACGTTCAGGTTCTCCCGTGCCATCGTCCACAGTGCCGAGATCGTGTACAGCGCGCTGCCGTCGGACTGGAGTGCGATGACGGGGCGGCCGGAGGCGGCGATGGCGGCACCCGTGGCGACCGGGAGTCCTTGCCCGATCGCACCGCCGGTCAGGGTGAGCACGTCGTGACGCGGGGCGCCCGCCGTGGCGCCCGGCAGCAGCAGCCCGGACGTGTTGGCCTCGTCGGAGATGATCGCGCCCTCCGGCAGCAGGGCGCCGATCACCTCGACCCAGTTCTGCACGGTGAGCGGGCCGCTCGGCAGGGCCGGGCGGGCCGGCTCCTGCAGGACCGGTTCGGTGCCGGGCGCGACCTCGTCCGCCAGTGCCTCCAGCGCCGCCACCACGTCCTGGTCCAGCTCCGCGAGGGTGTGCACCTGCGCGCCCTCCGGGACCAGGTCGCTCGGCTTGCCCGGGTAGGCGAAGAACGACACCGGAGCCCTGGTCCCGGCCACGATGACGTGCCGCACACCGTCCAGCTGCCACTGCACCTGCTCGGCCAGGTACGCCAGGCGCTCGATCGCGGGCAACCCGGCACCGCGCTCCAGCCGCGCCGGGAAGGTCTCCACGAACGGCTTCGCACCCGTCGCGGTCGCGATCCGGCTCAGCGCGCGCAGGCCGGCCTCGCGGCAGGCCGGGCCGCCCACCAGCACCGCCACCGGTTCTCCGGATCGCAGCACCTCCGCGACCGCCTGCACCGTGGTGTCACCGACGCGCTGGGGCGTGCGCGGCGGGACCGGTTTCACGGCGACCCCACCGTCGCCCCAGGACACGTCCGCGGGCAGGATCAGCGTGGCCACCTTGCCCGGCGCCTCCTGCGCCGCGGCCACGGCGAACGCCGCGTCCGCGCCCACGTCCGCCGAGTCGGCCGAGCGGCGCACCCAGCCCTCGAGCGAACCGGCGATCGCGTCGATGTCCGATTCCAGCGGCGCGTCGTACTTCTTGTGGTACGTCGCGTGGTCGCCGATCACGTTCACCACCGGCACGTGCCCGCGGCGGGCGTTGTGCAGGTTCGCCAGACCGTTGCCCAGGCCCGGCCCGAGGTGCAGCAGCGTCGCGGCCGGCTTGCCCGCGATCCGCGCGTAGCCGTCCGCCGCGCCGGTGACGACGCCCTCGAACAGGCCGAGCACGCCCCGCATCTCCGGCACGGAGTCGAGCGCGGCGACGAAATGCATCTCCGACGTGCCCGGGTTGGCGAAGCAGACGTCGACACCCGCGTCGACGAGCGTGCGGATCAGGGACTGCGCGCCGTTCATTCCACTCCTCGGTCGAACAGGACATCCGGGTTCAGGATGCCCTTCGGGTCGAACGCCTGCTTGATCCGGCGCAGCAACGCCACCTTGGCCGGGTCCTCGAGCGCGCGGAAGTGGTCCTTCTTCGCCTGCCCGATGCCGTGCTCACCGGAGATCGCCCCGCCCATCGCGATCGCCGCGGTGAAGATGTCGTGCAGCAACCGGTGCCGCTTCCCCGGGTCCTTGCAGAAGATTCCCATGTGGACGTTGCCGTCCCCGGCGTGCCCGCAGCCGAGTGCGCCCGCCTCGGCGGCGGTCGCGAGCTCCCGGACCTTCGCGAGGAAACCGGGCATCTCCGAGCGTGGCACGACGACGTCGATCACGTCGTCCGCACCGGCCGCCTTGGCCGTCCAGAACGCCTTCTCGCGCGCCTGGATGAGTTTGCGGGCCGAACCGCCGTCGAGCACGTAGACCTCCGAGGCACCCAGCTCGGCGAGCAACTCCGCGGCCAGTCCGACGTCGCCGTCCAGGCGATCGCCATCGCGGTTTTCCAGGCCGACCACCAGATACGCCTGCGTCGCGTCGCGGACCTCCGCGGGCACGCCCAGCTCCAGCTTCTCCGTGTAGCTGATCGCGGCCATCGTGAGGTTGTCGATGTATTCGAGGATGTTCGGTGTCAGGCCGCGCGCGATGACCTCCGGCACGGCGCGCATGACCTGGTCGAGGTCACCGAACGGGGCGAGCAGCGTCGCGGCGTGGGCCGGGCGCGGGTGGAGCTTGACGATCACCTCGGTGACCAGCGCGAGCGTGCCCTCGGAGCCGATGATCAGCTGGGTCAGGTCGTAGCCACTGGAGATCTTCGACGTCCTGCCGCCGGTGCGGATGATCTCACCGGTGGGCAGGACCGCTTGCAGGCCCACGATGTTGTGCCGGGCGACGCCGTACTTCACCGCGCGCATGCCGCCGGCGTTGGTGGCGGCGGTGCCGCCGACGCTCGCGCTGAGCTCGCCGGGGTGGACGGTGTAGGCGAGGCCGGCTCCGGCGGTCTTCTCGTCCAGTTCGGCGAGCGTGACGCCCGGCTGGACGACGGCGACCTGGTTGGCGGCGTCGACCTCGAGCACCGCGTTCATCCGCTCGAACGAGACGAGCAGGCCGCCCTCCCGCGGACGGGCCGCGCCGGACAGCCCGGTGCCGGCGCCGCGCGCCGTGACCGGAAGGTCGTGCTCGGCGGCGAGGGTCAGCAGCGCGGCGACCTCCTCGGCGGTGGCGGGTTTGGCCACGTACGCCGGTTTCGCCGGCTCGACGGTGAGGGATTCGTCCTTCGCGTAGTCGTCCGGGACGGCGTCCCCGGTGAGGAGGTTGCGTTCGCCGACGATCTCGGCGATCCGCCCGGTGACGTCGCCCATGACGTACCTCGTCCTTTCCTGCGCCTGCCGTTGCCCGCAGCGTAGTACGGGAGGACACCGAGCCGGAAGCGAAGACGATTCATGTTTCTTTACCCGGGGAACCCGGGCCGACGGGGGCGCGGGTGCGGGGCCGGTCCGCGCCAACGTCACCGGCCCCGCATCGTGAGACTGTCCCGGGTCAGACCAGCCAGCCGAGAACGTGCGCGAGACCGGCCAGGATGTTGGTGATGACGTCGTGGCCGTGGTGAACGTGCGCGGCAAACATTCTGAGGGGCTCCTTAGCGAAATCGAACTGTGAATCTGACTGCTTTCGAAAGCGTCGAAAGATTTTCAGCTTCGCCAGGGGGCTGTCAAACCGCGTGAAAGGCCAGGGGTCCCACCGGAAATCGTCGCGGAAAATCCGCCCAGCCTAAACATGTAACTCTTTCGGGTTTCACGGTGGGGGGTGAAAACGCTTGCCGTAGCACGGCCGGACGGGGCCACCTGGGCCGACGCTGATCTTGATCGGCGGCCCGGGTAGCGCCCGCCCGATCGGGTGAAGCTGTTGCCACGTAAGGTAATCCCCTAATGATCACGCTAACGAGTGACGGGGACCAGGGGATCAACCCCTAACGGCCGCAGGTCGCGGCTCACTCCGCGCGGGCGAAGGAAAGGGTTTCGCCCTCCACGCCGCGCAGCCACAGATCCTGGGCCGCCGCCGCCATCTCCGGCAGGCCTTCCACGATCGTGGCGAACACGTTGCCCGGAACCCAGCCCGCGTCCCCGTTGATCAGCAGGTTGTTCCGGCCGTAGAAGATGGCGAGATCGGTCGCACCCTGATCGCTGTGCGCCTCGCTGCTCTCCTCGTACCCGTATGCCGGGTTGCCGATTTCCCACGCCTCGAACCCGAAATAGACGACGTCGCCCGGGATCGGGGTGATGGTCGGGTTCTCCCGTCCCGGCTTCGGGTCGGCGAACGGCGGCACCAGCGTGTAGACCTCGTTGCGGGCGTACTTCGCGTGGTAGGCCGATCCGCTCTGCGGCAACGCGTCCCACACCGCCTGGCAGGTCCGCGGAGCCTCCGCGTCCAGCAGCACGGCTCGGCAGGACACGCCGCGCTTGTCGAGCGAGATGGTGATGTAACGGGCCAACGTGCCTCTCCCTACTTGGAACCGGTGACGGTCGCGACGGTCTCGGCCCAGATCGCGAGCGCGTCGTCGATCTGCTCGGCGGTGACCACGAGCGGCGGGATCATCCGCACGACGTTGGAGTAGGCGCCACAGGTGAGCAGCAGCAGCCCGCGCCGCGCCGCCTCCTGCTGCGCGGCCGCGGCCGTCGCGGTGTCCGGCGTTCCGTCCGCCTTGGTGAACTCCGACCCGACCAGCAGGCCCAGCCCGCGCACCTCGCCGATCTCCGGCGTCTTGTCGGCGATCAGCCGGGCGCCCTCGAGCAGCTGCGTGCCGCGTGCCGCCGCGTTCTCGACCAGGTTCTCCTCCTCGATCACGTCGAGGGTGGCCAGCGCCGCCGCGCACGACACCGCGTTGCCGCCGTAGGTGCCGCCCTGGGAACCGGGGAACGCCTTGCTCATCAGCTCCTTCGACGCCGCGATACCGGACAGCGGGAACCCGCTCGCCAGGCCCTTCGCGATCAGCACCACGTCCGGCCGCACCCCGAAGTGGTCGTGGCCCCAGAACCGGCCGGTGCGCCCGAACCCGGTCTGGATCTCGTCGACGACCAGCAGGATGCCGTGCTGGTCGGCGCGCTCCCGCAGCCCGGCCATGAACTCGGAGTTGGCCGGCACGTAGCCGCCCTCGCCGAGCATCGGCTCGATGAAGAACGCGGCCGTCTCGTGCGGCGCGCTGATGGTCTGGAAGAGGTAGTCCAGCTCGCGCAGCGCGAACTTCGTCGCCGTCTGCTCGTCCCAGCCGTAGTGGTAGGCGTAGGGGAAGGGTGCCACGTGCACGCCGCCCATGAGCGGCGAGATGCCCGCGCTGAACCGGGTGCCGGAGGTGGTCATGGTGGCCGCGGCGACCGTGCGGCCGTGGAACCCGCCCTGGAAGACGATCACGTTCGGGCGCCCGGTCGCCTGCCGGGACAGCCGCAGCGCCGCCTCGACGGCTTCGCTGCCCGAGTTGGCGAAGAACAACGAGTCCAAACCGGACGGCAGCACGTCGCCGAGCCGCTCGGTCAGCTTCAGCAGCGGCTGGTGCATCACGGTGGTGTACTGGCCGTGGATCAGCTTGCCGACCTGCTCCTGTGCCGCCTTGACCACCTTCGGGTGGCAGTGGCCGGTGCTGGTCACGCCGATTCCGGCGGTGAAGTCGAGGTGACGGTTGCCGTCGGTGTCGTAGAGGTAGGCGCCTTCGCCGTGCTCGACGACGACCGGAGTGGCCTGCTTGAGCAGGGGGGAGAGCTGGGCCATGACGGCGGAACTCCTAACGCGGAGTGAGCTTGTAGATTGTTGACAATCTGTCTAGCATGGCCCGTGGACAGGCGCAAGGTTGATCAGGAGGACTGATGGGCGAGCTGACCGAAACGGGTGTCGTGGAGGCCGTCGGCAAGGAGCTGTTCATCGGCGGGAAGTGGGTCCCGTCGAGCACCGGCCGGACCTTCGCGGTCGAGGACCCCGCCACCGGCCAGGTGCTCTGCGAGGTGGCCGACGCCTCGCCGGAGGACGGCAAGGCCGCCCTCGACGCCGCGGTCGCCGCCCAGGCCGACTGGGCGAAGACGGCGCCGCGTGAGCGCAGCGAGATCCTGCGCCGCGCCTACGAACTGCTCAATGCGCGCGTCGACGAGCTGGCGCTGCTGATGACCCTGGAGATGGGCAAGCCGCTCGCCGAGGCGAAGGGCGAGGTCGCCTACGCCGCCGAGTTCTTCCGCTGGTTCTCCGAGGAGGCCGTGCGCATCGACGGCGGCTACCAGGTCGCACCCAACGGAGCGGGCCGGTTCCTCGTCACCAAGCAGCCGGTCGGTCCGTGCCTGCTGATCACGCCGTGGAACTTCCCGATGGCGATGGGTGGCCGCAAGATCGGCCCGGCCATCGCCGCCGGCTGCACCATGGTGATCAAGCCCGCCGAGCAGACCCCGCTGTCGATGCTCGCGCTGGCCGCGATCCTGACCGAGGCGGGGCTGCCCGCGGGTGTCCTCAACGTCGTCACCACCAGCGACCCCGGTGGCGTGGTGGAGCCGATGATCAAGGACGGCCGCGCGCGCAAGCTGTCGTTCACCGGTTCCACCGCGGTGGGCCGCAAGCTGCTCGAACAGTGCGCCGACAAGGTGCTGCGCACGTCGATGGAGCTGGGTGGCAACGCGCCGTTCCTGGTCTTCGACGACGCCGATCTGGACGCGGCCGTCGAGGGTGCGATGCAGGCCAAGATGCGCAACATCGGCGAGGCGTGCACCGCGGCCAACCGGTTCTACGTGCAGCGCGGGGTGGCCGGGGAGTTCGCGCGCAGGCTGACCGAGCGGATGTCCGCGCTGCCGCTGGGCCGCGGCACCGAGCCGGGCGTGGTGGTCGGCCCGCTGATCGACCGGGACGCGGTCGCCAAGGTGACCGAGCTGGTGACCGACGCCGCGCAGCGCGGCGCGAAGGTGCTCACCGGCGGAGCCACTGTGGACGGTCCCGGCAACTTCTACCAGGCCACGGTGCTGACCGACGTGCCACGGGACGCCCGCATGGCGAGCGAGGAGATCTTCGGGCCGGTCGCGCCGATCAGCGTGTTCGACGACGAGGACGAGGCGGTCGCGGCCGCGAACGACACCGAGTACGGCCTGGTCAGCTACGTCTACACCAACGACCTCAAGCGGGCGCTGCGCGTGTCCGAGGCGCTCGAGGCCGGCATGATCGGGCTCAACCAGGGCATCGTGTCCAACCCGGCAGCGCCGTTCGGCGGGGTCAAGCAGTCCGGGCTCGGCCGCGAGGGCGGCACCGTCGGCATCGACGAGTTCCTCGAGACCAAGTACATCGCGGTGAGCCTGTGAGCACCTACCGGATCGCGAGCATCCCCGGGGACGGCATCGGGGTCGACGTCACCGCCGAGGCGCGCCGGGTCCTGGACCGGGCGGGCGAGCTGCACGGGTTCCGTCTGGAGTGGACGGAGTTCGACTGGAGCTGCGAGCGCTATCTGGCCACCGGCAGCATGATGCCCGACGACGGGATCGAGCAGCTGCGGCCGTTCGACGGGATCCTGCTCGGCGCGGTCGGGTTCCCCGGCGTGCCCGACCACGTGTCCCTGTGGGGGCTGCTGATCCCCATCCGGCGCGCGTTCGCCCAGTACGTGAACCTGCGGCCGGTGCGGTTGCTGCCCGGCACGCGGTCGGTGCTCGCCGGCCGGGAGGCCGACGAGCTGGAGATGGTGATCGTCCGGGAGAACACCGAGGGCGAGTACTCGCAGATCGGCGGGCGGCACAACGCCGGCCAGCCGGGCGAGTTCGCGGTGCAGCAGTCGATCTTCACGCGGGCCGGGGTCGAGCGGATCATCCGGTTCGCGTTCGAGCTGGCGCGGACCCGCACCGGCCGGGTCACGTCGGCGACGAAGTCCAACGGGATCATCCACACGATGCCGTTCTGGGACGAGGTGTTCGCCGAGGTCGCCGCCGGGTACCCGGACGTCCACAGTGAACAGACGCACATCGACGCGCTGGCCGCGCGCATGGTGCAGCACCCGGACCGCCTGGACGTCGTGGTCGGCTCGAACCTGTTCGGCGACATCCTCAGCGATCTGGCCGCCGCCGTGACCGGCGGGCTGGGCATGGCGCCGTCCGGCAACGTCAACCCGCCGGGCGAGTTCCCGTCCATGTTCGAGGCGGTGCACGGCAGCGCGCCGGACATCGCCGGTCAGGGCATCGCCAACCCGGTGGCGCAGATCCTCGCGGGTGCGATGATGCTCGA
Proteins encoded in this window:
- a CDS encoding acetolactate synthase large subunit; the encoded protein is MNGAQSLIRTLVDAGVDVCFANPGTSEMHFVAALDSVPEMRGVLGLFEGVVTGAADGYARIAGKPAATLLHLGPGLGNGLANLHNARRGHVPVVNVIGDHATYHKKYDAPLESDIDAIAGSLEGWVRRSADSADVGADAAFAVAAAQEAPGKVATLILPADVSWGDGGVAVKPVPPRTPQRVGDTTVQAVAEVLRSGEPVAVLVGGPACREAGLRALSRIATATGAKPFVETFPARLERGAGLPAIERLAYLAEQVQWQLDGVRHVIVAGTRAPVSFFAYPGKPSDLVPEGAQVHTLAELDQDVVAALEALADEVAPGTEPVLQEPARPALPSGPLTVQNWVEVIGALLPEGAIISDEANTSGLLLPGATAGAPRHDVLTLTGGAIGQGLPVATGAAIAASGRPVIALQSDGSALYTISALWTMARENLNVTTVILNNQAYAILRMELQRVGAEAAGPKAQDLLDLARPGIDFVRISEGMGVPASRATTAEELADQFRHALAEPGPHLIDAAVPPLL
- a CDS encoding FAD-binding oxidoreductase; its protein translation is MGDVTGRIAEIVGERNLLTGDAVPDDYAKDESLTVEPAKPAYVAKPATAEEVAALLTLAAEHDLPVTARGAGTGLSGAARPREGGLLVSFERMNAVLEVDAANQVAVVQPGVTLAELDEKTAGAGLAYTVHPGELSASVGGTAATNAGGMRAVKYGVARHNIVGLQAVLPTGEIIRTGGRTSKISSGYDLTQLIIGSEGTLALVTEVIVKLHPRPAHAATLLAPFGDLDQVMRAVPEVIARGLTPNILEYIDNLTMAAISYTEKLELGVPAEVRDATQAYLVVGLENRDGDRLDGDVGLAAELLAELGASEVYVLDGGSARKLIQAREKAFWTAKAAGADDVIDVVVPRSEMPGFLAKVRELATAAEAGALGCGHAGDGNVHMGIFCKDPGKRHRLLHDIFTAAIAMGGAISGEHGIGQAKKDHFRALEDPAKVALLRRIKQAFDPKGILNPDVLFDRGVE
- a CDS encoding DUF3830 family protein is translated as MARYITISLDKRGVSCRAVLLDAEAPRTCQAVWDALPQSGSAYHAKYARNEVYTLVPPFADPKPGRENPTITPIPGDVVYFGFEAWEIGNPAYGYEESSEAHSDQGATDLAIFYGRNNLLINGDAGWVPGNVFATIVEGLPEMAAAAQDLWLRGVEGETLSFARAE
- a CDS encoding aspartate aminotransferase family protein, which codes for MAQLSPLLKQATPVVVEHGEGAYLYDTDGNRHLDFTAGIGVTSTGHCHPKVVKAAQEQVGKLIHGQYTTVMHQPLLKLTERLGDVLPSGLDSLFFANSGSEAVEAALRLSRQATGRPNVIVFQGGFHGRTVAAATMTTSGTRFSAGISPLMGGVHVAPFPYAYHYGWDEQTATKFALRELDYLFQTISAPHETAAFFIEPMLGEGGYVPANSEFMAGLRERADQHGILLVVDEIQTGFGRTGRFWGHDHFGVRPDVVLIAKGLASGFPLSGIAASKELMSKAFPGSQGGTYGGNAVSCAAALATLDVIEEENLVENAAARGTQLLEGARLIADKTPEIGEVRGLGLLVGSEFTKADGTPDTATAAAAQQEAARRGLLLLTCGAYSNVVRMIPPLVVTAEQIDDALAIWAETVATVTGSK
- a CDS encoding NAD-dependent succinate-semialdehyde dehydrogenase, which produces MGELTETGVVEAVGKELFIGGKWVPSSTGRTFAVEDPATGQVLCEVADASPEDGKAALDAAVAAQADWAKTAPRERSEILRRAYELLNARVDELALLMTLEMGKPLAEAKGEVAYAAEFFRWFSEEAVRIDGGYQVAPNGAGRFLVTKQPVGPCLLITPWNFPMAMGGRKIGPAIAAGCTMVIKPAEQTPLSMLALAAILTEAGLPAGVLNVVTTSDPGGVVEPMIKDGRARKLSFTGSTAVGRKLLEQCADKVLRTSMELGGNAPFLVFDDADLDAAVEGAMQAKMRNIGEACTAANRFYVQRGVAGEFARRLTERMSALPLGRGTEPGVVVGPLIDRDAVAKVTELVTDAAQRGAKVLTGGATVDGPGNFYQATVLTDVPRDARMASEEIFGPVAPISVFDDEDEAVAAANDTEYGLVSYVYTNDLKRALRVSEALEAGMIGLNQGIVSNPAAPFGGVKQSGLGREGGTVGIDEFLETKYIAVSL
- a CDS encoding tartrate dehydrogenase, with protein sequence MSTYRIASIPGDGIGVDVTAEARRVLDRAGELHGFRLEWTEFDWSCERYLATGSMMPDDGIEQLRPFDGILLGAVGFPGVPDHVSLWGLLIPIRRAFAQYVNLRPVRLLPGTRSVLAGREADELEMVIVRENTEGEYSQIGGRHNAGQPGEFAVQQSIFTRAGVERIIRFAFELARTRTGRVTSATKSNGIIHTMPFWDEVFAEVAAGYPDVHSEQTHIDALAARMVQHPDRLDVVVGSNLFGDILSDLAAAVTGGLGMAPSGNVNPPGEFPSMFEAVHGSAPDIAGQGIANPVAQILAGAMMLDHLGETTAAAAVHAAVERVLSAGEVATPDLGGKSTTTELGAAVTNAVT